GCGGAACGTTTCACCGGCGCGGGCTATCAGGTCAAAATAGTTTTTCAGCTGGGTCGGGATATTAAAGTTATACATCGGTGCGGCAATCACGAGGGTATCGTGAGATTTCAGCTCAGCAATCAGCGCGTCGGAACGCTCGCGGATGCCTCGCTGGCGGTCGCTCAGCCCGGCGGTATCACCAAATGCCCCGAGCACTTCGCTGTCCAGTACCGGTAAGGGATCTTTTGCCAGATCACGCACTGTCAGCTTGTCCTGCGGGTGGTGGGTTTTCCACTGTTCTACCAGAAAATCTGTCAGCAAATTTGACTGAGAAGCACTACCAAGAATACTGGATTTCAATACTAATACGCTGGCCATATACCACCTCTGCCTTATGAATTCGGATGTTGTCAGCTCGCTGACCAATGAGAGAAATTCTAAAGGCGAAATGAGACCGGTAATAGCGAAATAGTTCGCGCGGTTATATCAAAAAATTTGACTAAAAAAAGGCAGGAAAATAGTGCGGGGAGGCAAGCTCCCCGGCGAAGATTACTGCTGTGGTGCTTCCTGTAGCGCCATGCGCAGGTGGCCCTTATGCTGCCCCAGCAGATCGTTGGCTGACCAGGCGTCCATCCCGGTGAGCACCATCAGAATGGCCGTTTTACACTGGTTGTTGCAGCTGGCCAGCGCTGCCTTCGCCACCGAACGGGAGCACTCCCCGGCGGCCATCACCACCGCAATCTGGCGCTCCTGGCTGTGGGTGTTCGCGGCATTCAGATCCACGCGCAAATTCCCGAATACCCGGCCGGTGCGGATAGCCAGCCCCGTGCTGAGCATGTTCAGGATCTGCTGCTGGGCAAGTGTTGCGCGGGGATCGCGAAAACCGGCCACCACCTCCGCCCCGGTGCGTGGCGTTATCAGAATATCCGCCAGCTGGGCCGCCTCGCTCCCGGGCTCCCGGGTGATGGCCGCCACCGTAGCCCCCTGTGCCCGGGCGTGGCGCATCGCCCCCCAGACCCAGGGGGTTTTCCCGTTAACGGTCAGCGCCACCAGCAGATCGCCATCATGAAAGCCGATGGCCTGCAACGCGCGGATCCCCGCGTCATAGTCCTGTGCCGCGCTGCTGTCTTCGTGGACCATCGCCTGGTGCCCACCGGCAATCAGCCCCAGCACCCGGTTGTCACCACCCGGCGCGTAATCGCAGGCGGTATGCATCGCCTGGCGCCCCGAGGCTCCC
This Shimwellia blattae DSM 4481 = NBRC 105725 DNA region includes the following protein-coding sequences:
- a CDS encoding FMN-dependent NADH-azoreductase, whose amino-acid sequence is MASVLVLKSSILGSASQSNLLTDFLVEQWKTHHPQDKLTVRDLAKDPLPVLDSEVLGAFGDTAGLSDRQRGIRERSDALIAELKSHDTLVIAAPMYNFNIPTQLKNYFDLIARAGETFRYTSAGPEGLVTGKKAIVISSRGGMHAGGASDIVTPYLEQFLGFIGITGVEFVLAEGMAMGEQAATARDNARAALAALAGTQAAVASAQPEQSRGFLQQLMARLFG
- a CDS encoding N-acetylmuramic acid 6-phosphate etherase translates to MSTGLKSVAMERCNASTAQIDRLATGDLVRALHQQDHVLTAAIDDCLPEIARLIDNATAALSRGGRVVLVGAGASGRQAMHTACDYAPGGDNRVLGLIAGGHQAMVHEDSSAAQDYDAGIRALQAIGFHDGDLLVALTVNGKTPWVWGAMRHARAQGATVAAITREPGSEAAQLADILITPRTGAEVVAGFRDPRATLAQQQILNMLSTGLAIRTGRVFGNLRVDLNAANTHSQERQIAVVMAAGECSRSVAKAALASCNNQCKTAILMVLTGMDAWSANDLLGQHKGHLRMALQEAPQQ